From the genome of Fundulus heteroclitus isolate FHET01 chromosome 9, MU-UCD_Fhet_4.1, whole genome shotgun sequence, one region includes:
- the ankle1 gene encoding ankyrin repeat and LEM domain-containing protein 1, producing the protein MDGTRRRLASQLCAAVNNGDPRSVQLLLSKGASPNLVGRKGVAAIHLAVGRETEKNMRCLKMLLQHEADPNIRSSEGLTPLHVAAIWGCCQNLKVLLTNGGNPHMKDNEGNTPAKLAEQHDNKRCARLLQQYQFSSADTEEEEDFPHYQYSVCSDQTDMSGYPESDCSFSSSHVGLSSTRLSSLFNLSNINGGPSCRGVSFAGPSVLSSTRISAARPAAPKEEVSCFEEALITKDNEQAAPDNGVISPSRMNAPPEFFSRRASRKSVSFLNVDEYFPVFSPKSPPEQSSEIIQCPDALPFDMAEYPDFLDSDRMASVLPQQGIDVTSPDHVFVFCRDSSESTEEDLEKTVIGHISLKLDDDEPEGQNNNTREPPVNPSERQEQAHLASSSSGTSGSHYSSCESDHYTSCLDPPVPPEQPVFPPVEGPQSDKRTKLDSTESENELLKGDDIVQAEPKTDSKPETTEPLSDLFDKLTMAEEQKVSGACSGSFSSAAKQLHVVRQDGEVSEETSALKFTPSPFVTGRTRSRLSRCSMRTSRTPESLSMASLFEDTLPMPVRTIRQTPRSHGSGRCFNSPYTPGYATESSERCAEGDSLPEESQDTQSGTLSGPSASNSQADTLILHKSLSDSAESQSQSLDDTVVLEKNQDNSIDAYVRNLAEIIRAVRGQNRDLSEDGEMTDDLASSNEAKAEDPTAEDQAESFHNDDVWVTEDSSSRSDSASSSSTSACLSPRRSTEDSDPPCTPGTGCTPRYSMSRLSSCHRPQRLANLSFTPGGRPVIQDLDEPTEYLYTDTEQGHKFIETHVPPTSDTSLSSGPSTSVCDETVLYDWRSLQTAMKSNKGKENQQPEEAAAQEEVPDKAAGKLLTDTRGMTDRELRLRLVELGESPGPISSRTRPTYLRRLCSLMQEENCRTQHPRKPSDHPQKDLGYSPELCRVLQTFQLPSSHDDEQTLCQQFDQPDQNRKWREGIIKSSFNYLLLDPRVTKNLPFRSHTITPQECFQTFIRAIFYVGKGKRSRPYSHLYEALEYYRGEKTAKKLCAKVQHILQVWAAEQGVISLHCFQNVIPVEAYTREACMVEAIGLKMLTNQKRGDFYGVVSTWELKRKRELGINLLYRAMQIFLAEGERQLRPADIRQ; encoded by the exons ATGGATGGCACCAGGAGGAGGCTGGCGAGTCAGCTGTGCGCCGCGGTGAACAACGGAGATCCCAG ATCTGTGCAGCTGCTCCTATCTAAGGGCGCAAGCCCTAACCTGGTGGGAAGAAAAGGTGTGGCAGCGATACACTTGGCCGTCGGTAGGGAAACGGAGAAGAACATGCGCTGCTTGAAAATGTTGCTGCAGCATGAAGCTGACCCCAATATCAG GTCTTCTGAGGGTCTAACTCCTCTTCATGTTGCTGCTATTTGGGGATGTTGTCAAAATCTCAAGGTGCTCCTAACGAATGGAGGGAACCCACATATGAAAGATAAT gAAGGGAACACACCGGCCAAGCTCGCAGAGCAACATGACAATAAAAGATGTGCCCGTCTTCTTCAACAATACCAGTTCAGCTCAGCTGACacggaagaggaggaggacttcCCTCATTATCAGTACT CTGTGTGCTCAGACCAGACTGACATGTCCGGCTATCCTGAATCCGACTGCAGCTTCAGTTCCAGTCACGTCGGACTTAGCAGCACGAGGCTTTCATCCCTTTTCAACTTGTCTAACATCAACGGAGGACCAAGTTGCAGGGGGGTATCGTTTGCCGGACCTTCTGTCCTATCAAGCACTCGCATTTCTGCAGCAAGACCTGCAGCTCCAAAAGAGGAGGTTTCATGTTTTGAGGAAGCGTTAATTACAAAGGATAATGAACAGGCAGCTCCTGACAATGGTGTTATATCTCCTTCCAGAATGAATGCTCCTCCCGAGTTTTTCTCCAGGCGAGCAAGTCGGAAGAGTGTTAGCTTCCTAAATGTAGATGaatattttcctgttttcagcCCCAAATCCCCCCCCGAGCAAAGCAGTGAAATCATCCAGTGCCCGGACGCGTTACCGTTCGACATGGCTGAATACCCCGACTTTCTAGACTCAGATCGCATGGCCAGCGTTTTGCCACAGCAGGGGATCGACGTGACATCGCCGGACCATGTGTTCGTCTTCTGTAGGGACAGCAGTGAAAGCACAGAGGAGGACTTGGAGAAAACGGTCATCGGTCACATTTCTCTCAAACTGGATGATGATGAACCGGAAGGGCAGAACAACAATACCAGAGAACCTCCGGTGAATCCTTCTGAACGACAGGAGCAGGCCCATTTGGCCAGTAGCAGCAGCGGGACTAGTGGCAGTCATTACAGTAGCTGCGAGAGTGACCACTACACCAGCTGTCTGGATCCTCCTGTACCCCCAGAACAGCCTGTATTCCCTCCAGTGGAGGGCCCTCAATCGGACAAAAGGACCAAACTGGATTCTACAGAGTCTGAGAATGAACTTTTAAAGGGAGATGACATTGTTCAAGCAGAACCAAAGACAGACTCAAAACCTGAAACCACAGAGCCTTTATCAGACTTGTTTGATAAACTGACCATGGCTGAAGAACAAAAGGTTTCGGGAGCTTGTAGTGGTTCTTTTTCAAGTGCTGCAAAACAACTACATGTGGTCAGACAAGATGGTGAGGTATCAGAGGAAACCAGTGCACTCAAATTCACACCCAGCCCCTTTGTGACCGGCAGGACGCGGTCTAGATTGAGCCGCTGCTCGATGAGAACGAGCAGAACCCCGGAGAGCCTGTCAATGGCTTCCTTGTTTGAGGATACGCTGCCGATGCCAGTTCGGACAATCCGGCAGACGCCCAGGTCTCATGGCAGCGGACGTTGTTTCAACTCACCTTATACTCCTGGTTACGCGACAGAGTCTTCGGAGAGATGCGCCGAAGGAGATTCGCTACCCGAGGAGAGCCAGGACACGCAGTCCGGCACCCTTAGCGGTCCAAGCGCCAGTAACAGCCAAGCTGATACTCTCATTCTGCACAAGAGCCTATCTGACTCTGCTGAGTCACAGTCACAGTCTTTGGATGACACCGTCGTGTTAGAAAAGAACCAGGACAACTCGATTGACGCTTATGTAAGAAATCTGGCTGAGATCATCCGCGCCGTCAGAGGACAGAACCGAGATCTTTCTGAAGACGGAGAAATGACGGATGACCTGGCTAGTTCGAACGAGGCAAAAGCAGAAGACCCGACAGCTGAGGATCAGGCAGAGAGTTTTCACAATGATGACGTCTGGGTCACTGAAGACTCCAGCTCACGGTCCGACTCCGCGTCCTCTTCGTCCACCTCCGCCTGTCTTTCTCCAAGGAGGTCCACAGAGGACTCTGACCCTCCCTGCACCCCAGGCACCGGGTGCACCCCGAGGTACAGCATGAGCCGGCTGTCGAGCTGCCACCGACCACAGCGCCTGGCAAACTTGTCTTTCACCCCCGGCGGGCGTCCAGTCATTCAGGACCTGGACGAACCGACGGAGTACCTCTACACCGATACAGAGCAAGGCCACAAGTTCATCGAGACGCACGTCCCACCCACGTCGGACACCTCGCTCAGCTCTGGCCCGAGTACCAGCGTCTGTGACGAGACCGTTCTGTACGACTGGCGATCCTTGCAAACTGCAATGAAGAGCAACAAAGGCAAAGAGAACCAGCAACCCGAGGAGGCAGCGGCTCAGGAAGAGGTGCCTGATAAAGCTGCGGGCAAACTGTTGACAGATACTAGAGGAATGACTGACAGGGAGCTGAGACTGAGGCTGGTGGAGCTGGGAGAGAGCCCGGGCCCCATCAGCAGCCGCACCAGGCCCACTTACCTGAGAAGGCTGTGCAGCCTGATGCAGGAGGAAAACTGCAGGACACAGCATCCCAGGAAGCCGTCCGACCATCCCCAGAAAG ATTTAGGTTATAGTCCAGAACTCTGTCGGGTCCTGCAGACGTTCCAGCTGCCCAGCTCCCACGATGATGAGCAGACTTTGTGCCAGCAGTTCGACCAGCCGGACCAAAACAGGAAGTGGAGGGAGGGCATTATCAAGTCCAGCTTCAACTACCTGCTGCTTGACCCCAG GGTGACAAAAAACCTCCCATTCCGCAGTCACACCATAACTCCCCAGGAGTGTTTTCAGACTTTCATCCGCGCCATATTTTACGTGGGCAAAGGAAAACGCTCCCGCCCCTACAGTCACCTTTACGAAGCTCTAGAGTACTACCGAGGGGAGAAGACCGCTAAG AAACTGTGTGCAAAAGTACAGCACATCCTGCAGGTGTGGGCCGCCGAACAGGGAGTCATCTCTCTCCACTGCTTTCAGAACGTCATTCCTGTGGAAGCTTACACAAGAGAGGCCTGCATGGTGGAGGCTATCG